Proteins encoded by one window of Monoglobus pectinilyticus:
- a CDS encoding phage tail sheath C-terminal domain-containing protein, with amino-acid sequence MLGGGTFTTMNKVLPGSYINVISTGNATAALSDRGYVAVPMELDYSPDGVFEVTAADFQKNSVKFFGYEYTSENMKNIREIFCRANTVYFYNICEGGKKATNTYATAKYPGEAGNQYKIKIEESVDDENRFIVSTIFNSTVVDVQEIEKITSASTENNGLVDNDYVNFKKNVVPTVTAGSSLSGGTKGTSSGTTIQNALDSLESYSFNILICTLTQTTDKKLFVNYVKRLRDENGIKFQVVIHDPENEIPADYEGCIRVPNKVTDGSEAAYELVYWTGGAEAACRVNGSLTNVEYDGEYTVGTNYTQTELSNFIQSGFLAFHRVGSEIRVLDDINSLVTVTDGKSEDFKRNQTIRVTDQISNDIAVLFNTRYLGISPNDNMGRASLKNDIVKIHEGLRDLRAIENFTSSDITVEAGDKKGSVIVTDTITTIEAMRQLYMTVYVS; translated from the coding sequence ATGCTAGGTGGAGGCACTTTCACAACAATGAACAAAGTCTTGCCGGGGTCGTATATCAACGTAATATCAACTGGCAATGCGACAGCTGCTTTGTCTGATAGGGGTTATGTAGCTGTACCAATGGAGCTTGATTATTCTCCTGATGGAGTTTTTGAGGTAACAGCTGCGGACTTTCAAAAAAATTCTGTAAAATTTTTTGGCTATGAGTACACCTCAGAGAATATGAAAAATATACGAGAGATATTTTGCAGGGCGAACACTGTGTATTTTTATAATATTTGCGAAGGCGGTAAGAAAGCAACAAACACATATGCAACCGCTAAATATCCGGGTGAAGCTGGGAACCAATATAAAATAAAAATTGAAGAATCGGTAGATGATGAAAACCGTTTTATTGTTTCAACAATTTTTAACAGTACGGTTGTTGATGTTCAAGAAATAGAAAAAATTACATCAGCAAGCACAGAAAACAACGGACTTGTTGATAATGATTATGTTAATTTTAAAAAGAATGTTGTTCCAACTGTAACAGCCGGGAGTTCTTTATCCGGCGGCACTAAAGGGACCTCATCAGGAACTACAATACAAAATGCTTTGGATTCGTTAGAATCTTATTCGTTTAATATTCTTATTTGCACATTGACACAGACAACAGATAAAAAATTGTTTGTCAACTATGTGAAGCGGTTAAGAGATGAAAACGGTATTAAATTCCAGGTTGTTATACATGACCCCGAAAACGAAATTCCAGCAGATTATGAGGGCTGTATCAGAGTGCCTAACAAGGTCACTGATGGCTCGGAAGCTGCATATGAATTAGTTTATTGGACAGGTGGAGCAGAAGCAGCATGCCGTGTAAATGGGTCTCTAACAAATGTTGAATATGATGGGGAATATACCGTTGGCACAAATTATACACAGACAGAGCTATCCAACTTTATTCAGTCGGGATTTTTGGCGTTTCATAGAGTTGGAAGCGAGATACGTGTGCTTGATGATATTAACAGTCTTGTAACTGTAACCGATGGTAAATCGGAAGATTTCAAACGTAATCAAACTATACGGGTAACAGACCAAATATCTAATGACATAGCTGTTCTTTTCAACACAAGATATTTAGGAATATCGCCAAATGACAATATGGGCAGAGCCTCACTAAAAAATGACATTGTAAAAATACACGAGGGTTTGAGGGATTTAAG